In a genomic window of Borrelia maritima:
- a CDS encoding hydroxymethylglutaryl-CoA synthase, with product MKIGISDIRIFLPLNYLDFSVLLENPLYSSNEAFLKKINRAIDATLQKGFRFTGPNEDSVTMASSAVKLIFDNNNLDLTKIRMLLGGTETGVDHSKSISSYVFGALKQAGIFLGNNFLTFQVQHACAGAAISLHSMASVLSHSDNSEYGIVFSSDIAHYSNLTTAEITQGAGATAILVEKNPKLLSINLSEFGVYTDDVDDFFRPFGSIEAKVRGQYSVECYNNANENALRDFAFKKHLSMKDLFSNYRFVLHVPFAKMPIDSMHYILKKYYSDEESVRNAYLESIDFYDGVEAAMEVGNLYTGSIFLSLAFYLKRVFSKKDITGEKILFCSYGSGNIMIIYELTVEEGAFDVVRSWDLDELIKNRNNANFEEYKDFFQNKIVPGESKGFYLKELRNDGYRIYGYRA from the coding sequence GTGAAAATAGGTATTAGTGATATTAGGATTTTTTTACCTTTAAATTATTTAGACTTTTCTGTTCTTTTAGAAAATCCTTTATATTCTTCTAATGAAGCTTTTTTAAAAAAAATTAATAGAGCAATAGATGCAACCTTGCAAAAAGGTTTTAGGTTTACCGGTCCTAATGAGGACAGTGTAACCATGGCAAGTTCGGCTGTTAAGCTTATTTTTGACAACAATAATCTCGATTTAACCAAAATTAGAATGCTTTTGGGGGGTACTGAAACAGGCGTTGATCATTCAAAGTCAATTTCTTCTTATGTTTTTGGGGCTTTAAAGCAGGCTGGTATTTTCTTGGGGAATAATTTTCTAACTTTCCAAGTTCAGCACGCGTGCGCTGGTGCTGCAATTTCTTTACACAGTATGGCAAGTGTTTTAAGCCATTCTGATAATTCTGAGTATGGTATAGTTTTTTCTTCAGATATTGCACATTATAGCAATCTTACTACGGCCGAGATTACCCAAGGAGCTGGCGCAACTGCCATTTTGGTTGAAAAAAATCCAAAGCTACTTTCGATCAATTTATCTGAATTTGGAGTTTATACCGATGATGTTGATGATTTTTTTAGACCTTTTGGAAGTATTGAGGCTAAAGTGCGGGGTCAATATTCAGTTGAATGTTACAATAATGCAAATGAAAATGCTTTAAGAGATTTTGCTTTTAAAAAGCATCTTAGTATGAAAGATTTATTTTCTAATTATAGGTTTGTTCTACATGTTCCTTTTGCTAAGATGCCGATAGATTCAATGCATTATATTTTAAAAAAATATTATAGTGATGAGGAATCTGTTAGAAATGCTTATTTAGAATCAATAGATTTTTACGATGGAGTTGAAGCTGCTATGGAGGTAGGGAATTTGTATACGGGTTCAATTTTTCTATCTTTAGCATTTTATTTAAAAAGAGTATTTTCCAAGAAAGATATTACAGGAGAAAAGATATTGTTTTGCTCTTATGGATCTGGCAATATTATGATTATTTATGAGCTTACTGTTGAAGAAGGTGCTTTTGATGTTGTTAGATCATGGGATCTTGATGAGCTTATAAAAAATAGAAATAATGCAAATTTTGAAGAATATAAAGATTTCTTTCAAAATAAAATAGTTCCTGGTGAATCCAAAGGATTTTATTTAAAAGAATTAAGAAATGATGGATACCGAATTTATGGGTATCGAGCTTAA
- the mnmA gene encoding tRNA 2-thiouridine(34) synthase MnmA, which yields MKIAVLLSGGVDSSVALYRIINKGYTNIKCYYLKIWLEDELSYIGSCPWQEDLNYVEAVCNKFNVPYEIINFQKEYYEKVVSYTIEELKAGNTPSPDIFCNQRIKFGAFFEKINEQYDLVVTGHYAKIQIKQKKFFLKQAKDKIKDQSYFLSHLSQIQMSKLYFPLGTLLKSEVRQIAKNINLPNKDRKDSQGICFLGKIKYDEFIKYHLGEQKGNIIEKETGKIMGIHNGYWFFTVGQRKGIKLSNGPWFVIEKDLEKNIIYISHNENYLKQAKRKFLVHEIHWINDTPSNFENFKIKIRHGEKKCSCKLKLIANNLIEISLNKKDQGISPGQFAIFYKNTECLGGAKIFKVIE from the coding sequence ATGAAAATAGCAGTGCTTTTGTCTGGAGGAGTTGATAGTTCTGTTGCCCTTTATAGAATAATAAACAAAGGATATACAAATATAAAATGCTACTATCTAAAAATTTGGCTTGAAGATGAACTGTCTTACATTGGAAGCTGCCCTTGGCAAGAAGATTTAAATTACGTTGAAGCTGTATGTAACAAATTTAATGTACCGTATGAAATAATAAACTTTCAAAAAGAATATTATGAAAAAGTAGTAAGCTATACTATTGAAGAACTAAAAGCGGGTAACACCCCAAGTCCAGATATTTTTTGCAATCAAAGAATAAAATTTGGAGCATTTTTTGAGAAAATCAATGAGCAGTATGATTTGGTTGTCACCGGGCATTACGCTAAAATACAAATAAAACAAAAAAAATTTTTTTTAAAACAGGCAAAAGATAAAATTAAAGACCAAAGCTATTTTTTATCTCATCTCTCCCAAATACAAATGTCAAAACTATACTTCCCCTTAGGGACATTGCTTAAAAGCGAAGTAAGACAAATAGCTAAAAACATAAATTTACCCAACAAAGATAGAAAAGATAGCCAAGGTATTTGTTTTTTAGGAAAAATTAAATACGATGAATTTATCAAATATCATCTTGGTGAGCAAAAAGGTAATATAATTGAAAAAGAAACGGGCAAAATAATGGGAATTCACAACGGATATTGGTTTTTTACAGTCGGACAAAGAAAGGGAATAAAACTTAGCAACGGACCTTGGTTTGTGATAGAAAAAGACTTAGAAAAAAATATCATATATATTTCCCATAACGAAAATTATTTAAAACAAGCAAAGCGCAAATTTCTAGTTCATGAAATACATTGGATAAACGACACACCTTCAAATTTTGAAAATTTCAAAATTAAAATTAGACACGGAGAAAAAAAATGCTCGTGCAAATTAAAGCTTATTGCAAATAACTTAATTGAAATTTCTTTAAATAAAAAAGACCAAGGAATCTCTCCGGGGCAATTTGCAATCTTTTATAAAAACACAGAATGCTTAGGTGGGGCTAAAATTTTTAAAGTCATAGAATAA
- a CDS encoding methyl-accepting chemotaxis protein → MKLKARMLLLVLILIAFFISILFFIFGMLINSKLVDQQFDLMINLIGSIKSSFNLYISSMEEKVRVSSMYFNSAEKFNEASKVKSKRLSFILDQSEILVQTGSNMMVTNKEGEIVFTTAVKDNSDFGKSIGDREYFTKLKESQSIVYNSFVMLADPGSIEESLVNNISKIKNKKGQIPYILIGMPLRDFDTGDIFGYFMFFYSMDYINRSFRGINFGILSSGRALAYDTTGKLLVHHTVFPGDVLTDISASYSNIVKKTSEDLLQKNKEISTVYYYDPNTSKRYVGISQKVLLSLSNSKFILLMRTSEDDFYYMSRATTIILAISFAFTLLILAVATLYLVKKLSSSLNKILEYSERLASGNFTADVNFGKWDTVELYSLYEGLEQLRTNFSSVAKGVIENLDYLYENAIQIANASQNLSSGAVEQASTLEQMTANIEQISQGVSENTENASTTEKIAVNTNERTKEGHKSVVKAIEAMTVITEKIGIIDEITRQTNLLALNASIEAARVGEKGKGFEVVAAEVRKLADQSKESAREIIDIANRSLTVASRAGENFEQIVPGMEQTARLVKNISNESYKQSIQIEQFKNAIEQVSQLVQTTASSSEELSAMSEKMLESVKDLKESVDYFKIEK, encoded by the coding sequence ATGAAGCTTAAAGCTAGGATGTTGCTACTTGTTCTTATTCTGATAGCATTCTTTATATCAATTTTGTTTTTTATTTTTGGAATGTTGATTAATAGTAAATTGGTGGATCAGCAGTTTGATCTTATGATAAATCTTATTGGAAGCATTAAAAGTTCTTTTAATCTTTACATCTCTTCAATGGAAGAGAAAGTGAGAGTTAGTTCAATGTATTTCAATTCTGCTGAGAAATTTAATGAGGCTAGTAAAGTTAAATCCAAAAGGTTGAGTTTTATTTTAGATCAATCTGAAATTCTTGTTCAAACTGGTAGTAATATGATGGTTACAAATAAGGAAGGTGAAATAGTTTTTACTACGGCTGTTAAGGATAATAGTGATTTTGGCAAATCTATTGGAGACAGAGAATATTTTACGAAACTGAAAGAATCTCAAAGCATTGTTTACAACTCTTTTGTCATGTTAGCAGATCCCGGGTCTATTGAAGAGTCTTTAGTTAACAACATTTCCAAGATAAAAAATAAAAAAGGCCAGATTCCTTACATATTAATAGGTATGCCCTTAAGAGATTTCGACACAGGCGACATTTTCGGTTATTTTATGTTTTTTTATTCAATGGATTATATAAATAGGTCTTTTAGAGGGATTAATTTTGGAATACTCTCTAGTGGTCGTGCCCTAGCTTATGATACTACAGGTAAATTATTGGTTCACCATACGGTATTTCCAGGCGATGTTTTAACTGATATTAGTGCCTCTTATTCCAATATTGTTAAAAAAACATCTGAAGATTTGTTGCAAAAAAATAAAGAAATTTCAACTGTTTATTATTATGATCCCAATACCAGTAAAAGATATGTGGGAATTAGTCAAAAGGTATTATTAAGCTTGTCTAATAGTAAATTTATTCTTTTAATGAGAACCTCAGAGGATGATTTTTATTATATGTCGCGAGCTACAACTATAATCTTAGCCATCAGTTTTGCATTTACATTACTTATTCTTGCTGTTGCAACTCTTTATCTTGTTAAAAAATTGAGCTCTTCTTTGAATAAGATATTAGAATATTCTGAGCGACTTGCTTCTGGTAATTTTACGGCTGATGTCAATTTTGGCAAATGGGATACTGTAGAGTTGTATAGCTTGTACGAAGGACTTGAACAATTGAGAACTAATTTTTCTTCAGTTGCTAAGGGGGTTATTGAAAACCTAGATTATCTTTATGAAAATGCGATTCAAATAGCAAATGCAAGTCAGAATTTAAGTTCTGGCGCTGTTGAACAGGCTTCCACTTTGGAACAAATGACAGCAAATATTGAGCAAATATCACAAGGTGTTTCTGAGAATACTGAAAATGCATCTACTACTGAAAAAATTGCTGTTAATACTAATGAAAGGACTAAAGAGGGGCATAAATCTGTTGTTAAAGCTATTGAGGCAATGACTGTAATTACTGAAAAAATTGGAATTATTGACGAAATAACAAGACAAACTAATTTACTTGCTCTAAATGCTTCTATTGAGGCTGCACGAGTTGGAGAAAAAGGCAAGGGTTTTGAAGTGGTAGCCGCTGAAGTTAGAAAGCTTGCAGATCAAAGCAAAGAATCGGCAAGAGAGATTATTGATATTGCAAATAGAAGCTTAACTGTTGCAAGTCGTGCTGGAGAAAATTTTGAACAGATAGTTCCTGGTATGGAACAAACGGCTAGACTTGTAAAAAATATTTCTAATGAGAGCTATAAACAAAGTATTCAAATAGAGCAATTTAAAAATGCAATAGAACAGGTCAGTCAACTAGTTCAAACCACAGCTTCAAGTAGTGAAGAACTTTCTGCAATGTCTGAGAAAATGTTAGAGAGTGTAAAAGATTTAAAAGAATCTGTTGATTACTTTAAGATCGAAAAGTAA